One window of the Xiphophorus couchianus chromosome 12, X_couchianus-1.0, whole genome shotgun sequence genome contains the following:
- the LOC114154904 gene encoding arrestin domain-containing protein 3-like has translation MPAVNSFTINYDALNEEGTFSEGDIVTGQAILSLSKETKAQRLFVKAKGDADVRWTQKRGDRTHTYSAHRRYFKLKEFLIPEGTEETVLPEGTHVYKFSFRIPSEKMPSSFRGTHGKIVYKLEAKLSRSWRMNSTAEKELKFVSKSFLNFNTLLSQQAGSTEKEMGMFSKGQVHMDATVNKTVYAPGETMLIFAKVNNASSRDMTPKFSLVRSVQFRAQGDTKNEEYTVEKAVDKVIKPHTQHEVRCEMKIPTDEMLSIENCEIISVTHQLKAYLDISFAFDPEIIFPVVISHPTLVFGANNSGPVGPYPAGSFGGPAYSNFPPPAMAVGPYPAPPSSGPYGYPGAQSPSAPPPAYPNNPQVYCGPPGPYAPQPPPIYGAHSNPMPQGPSPYGSPFSPSSSSTMLHPPPPAPMFHTPLSGPQVQPPSSSVSPSAPTFNPMPSAPDMTTDFLAQTNDVPPAYTSLFPYSTPEKLDTK, from the exons ATGCCAGCTGTGAACAGCTTTACAATCAACTACGACGCGCTGAATGAGGAGGGGACGTTTTCTGAGGGAGACATTGTGACGGGACAAGCAATTCTGTCCTTATCTAAGGAAACCAAAGCTCAGCGGCTGTTTGTGAAGGCTAAAGGAGACGCAGATGTCCGATGGACGCAAAAGCGCGGCGACCGCACGCACACGTACTCCGCGCACCGGagatattttaaactgaaagagTTTTTAATCCCAGAAGGCACGGAGG AAACTGTTTTGCCTGAAGGAACCCATGTCTACAAATTCAGCTTTAGGATCCCATCTGA AAAGATGCCATCGTCTTTCAGAGGAACTCATGGAAAAATTGTCTACAAACTGGAGGCCAAACTGTCCAGGAGCTGGAGGATGAATTCCACTGCAGAAAAGGAGCTCAAATTTGTCTCAAAGTCCTTCTTAAACTTCAACACTCTTTTA TCACAGCAAGCTGGTTCCACAGAGAAGGAGATGGGGATGTTCTCTAAGGGACAAGTGCACATGGATGCCACTGTTAACAAGACGGTGTACGCCCCAG GTGAAACTATGCTGATATTTGCAAAAGTCAACAATGCTTCTTCTCGAGACATGACTCCCAAATTTAGCCTGGTGCGGAGCGTTCAGTTTCGCGCTCAAGGAGACACCAAAAATGAGGAATACACTGTCGAGAAAGCGGTCGATAAGGTTATCAAACCCCACACCCAACACGAGGTCAGGTGTGAGATGAAGATTCCCACCGATGAGATGCTTTCCATCGAGAACTGTGAAATCATCTCGGTGACACACCAATTAAAG GCATATCTGGACATCAGCTTTGCCTTTGATCCAGAGATTATCTTCCCAGTGGTTATTTCACACCCTACTTTAGTCTTTGGTGCTAATAACAGTGGGCCTGTGGGTCCTTATCCTGCTGGCTCTTTCGGTGGTCCAGCCTACAGTAACTTCCCTCCCCCTGCAATGGCTGTTGGTCCTTATCCTGCACCACCGTCTTCAGGTCCCTATGGCTACCCAGGTGCCCAAAGTCCTTCTGCACCACCACCTGCATACCCAAATAATCCACAGGTTTATTGTGGTCCACCAGGACCTTATGCTCCTCAGCCACCTCCCATATATGGGGCCCACAGCAACCCAATGCCACAGGGGCCTTCTCCATATGGATCTCCATTTTCACCCTCTTCATCCTCCACCATGCTTCATCCTCCACCGCCCGCGCCGATGTTCCACACGCCCCTTTCGGGGCCCCAGGTCCAGCCACCTTCTTCCTCCGTGTCTCCTTCAGCTCCCACTTTCAACCCAATGCCTTCTGCTCCAGACATGACTACAGACTTTCTGGCTCAGACAAATGATGTTCCTCCGGCATACACATCGCTTTTCCCATATTCAACTCCGGAAAAATTGGATACAAAATAA